GACTCTGGATTTTTCAATAATCTAGGCTCTAAGATCTCTGTCCAAGATTTTGAAAATGCTAttgtaataaaattatttttctgaAGGAGCAGCGCCTGAAGTTGATGCCGAAGAAGAGAAATCTGAGGAAGGAGGAGGAGGGagtgaagatgaagaagatacctgaggggtaaaataggaaaaattagaaaagttaaCCTGTTGAATATGAAGTCAAAGGTAAAATTGTTGGTCAACAGTCTtagtggccaccggtgtaacaaagtgtaaagtGCAATTGCCATACTgggaagaattgaagttcagtggccataatgtgaaaatgggtatagttcagtggccatgggtgtaatttacccttacaAAATTACAACGAAAAAAAGCACTTACGCATAGCAGCAAaacaaagaagaaagaagaaaaagaagcaaCACCACAGACCACACTTTGAGTGATGAAATTTGAGACTTTTGATGAGAATTAGTGTGCCTTGTGTTGCTTTGGCTCACCGCGATGGCTCCGGACCCCTAACGCCTAAGTGCGGCACATGACTATGCACACATGTAGTCTAATAAATATGAACCCTGTCTTATTTCCAGGATATCTATAGACCTATATTGAATGTCTACTGGATGAATTATTACACGATAACATCATAGGTTTACATGCTGAACCCGACATGAACTGCACAAGGTGATGTAACGAGAAACTACATCTAATTGATTTCGGCATATTCTCTGCCCAAAATTTCTGTCAACATGCCTACTAGGGGGTGTTCAGAAAACCAATTCAATCCAATCAAGAAAGGAATTTCATGGATTGGTTGGAAATAACCAAATCAGGGATTAATTTCACCTAAACCTATTAAATAATTCTATTAGTTTTATTCAAATctaaaccaaatccaattttttcaatatatcaaatttagaaagaaaaaaacggaaaaaatgtgaaaaatgaaactattgaaaaaaaaagtgaaaaacgaAAACTATCCGAAAAAAACATCAAAACgtgaaaactataaaaaaacgACAAACTCTTGATCATgacaaatgaaaaaaatagaaaaaatttgaaaacaaacacataaaaactgaaaataaaaacggCACAAAACAGAAAAACGAGAAAACCAATCAAAACGTGAAAgtataaaaaaacatgataaaCGAAAAAACGGGAgtcaaaaataggaaaaacgaaaaacagaaaaatgatAAATATCAACATTATATATCTAACAAGAATGCTTCCTCATATGCATTGGGTTACGTCAAAGTGTGATCAATTTAATTCTCATTCATTCCAAAAAAGAACcaaatatcaattttattattttttttcatgtgGTTTCCTTCTTTCCGGTTTTCCTATTTTTCACCTTTTcacgttttttcgtttttcacgggttctttttttcgtttttcatatTTCCCTGTTTGTCACGTTTTTTCGCAAATTATTTATTAGGTCATTTCTTCACCCATCAAAATTTCACCCTTTTCTTTTCTAGGGGTTTGGTTTGGAATTGTTACTAACGGGTTAAATTAACCAATccatctaaaaaaaattattggttTGGTTAAAACAATAGTTGTGAAAGGCGATCGCCTCGGGCCTTATTCAGAAGGCGACCGCCTGGCTCCCTCAGGCGAGAGGCAGTCGCCTTCTGCACTTAGACAGTAAGTTACAGTTTTTAAGAGGGATTTTTAGGTTAAAGACATCATCATCGACCCATCGAGACAGAAACTTCCTCTTCTGCACCGATCAACACATTAACTTACTCTCCTCCACCCAACAGCACCGATTGACATACACTTCCTCTCCCCATTGAAATTAAAAAGCTGGACTTtactttaaattttaaaaaaggaaGATCTCCACTCAACAGCACCGACGACATAAACAGGTACtgtctcttcttttttttctatactCTTCTCTGTTctcatttgttttatttttctttctataatcttctccttctatttctcttttcttcatcttcatccatCCTACTGTTATGCTGCTCAAATTTCTACTTTTTATTATGATTTATGCAAGTGTTATGCTGCCCaaattttgtgatttctgttaTTCTTACTAAGTTATGCAAGTTTATGTGAAGTTTATGAAAGTGTGTGAAAGTTTATGTTAATGCTACTTTTATGAAAGTTTATGAAAGATTATGCTACTATTATTTATGTGAAAATGTGTGGAAGTATTTGAAACTCTATGAAAGTTTGTGAAAATGTATGAAACTATATGGAACCATAGTTTATAACATAGTTTTAAAAGGCGAAAGGCGAGTCAAGGCGACAAGGGTAAAATATCGCCTTGAGGCGAGGCGAGAGGCGAGGCGACGGCCTTTCGCACGTAAGGcgacaaaaaaattagaaaatcaaacaaaataaaattaactcattaaaaACTAGTAGTACTTAAGGATAGTTTAATTTCTAAACTTGTAAACCAAAATAACTTAAAGTCTAATAATAAAGTGCTAATTCTTAAATCAAAATAGCATAATATCAAACATCTTCATCCCCCAAATCCAACTCCTCATCAAGATCTTCCACTTCATCATCCttatattcttcttcttcatcttcaacttgatactcatcatcatcctcatcatGGACCTCATCTCTAACAACTCGAGGAGGATTGGCTTTTTAAACTATGCAAGCttctatttgttttataaaaaCATGATAGCTTGATAAGAGTTGAACATAACACAATGAcagatttaaaattattataatttgaCTTAGAAGGTTACTACCAATCAACACCGCCACCATTTTAGGTAAAAGGCACAATTGGGAGTGGAAAAAAATCCAAATCTTTCTTTAGATATTTTAAGCATATATTAGAATATGTTGGGAGAACTTCCTTTCCTACATCAACAATAAATAAGAGAAATTAAAGAGGCAAAAACCCTAGAAGAACCAACTTGAATTTACCAACAAAAATCTCACAAATCAAggtaaaacaaaaagaaaaagactcTAACAAGAAGTATAAGAAAGGATAATTTGCTACAGATCCTAGTATGAACCAAGGAAATGAAAAGGAGGGTGAAGGGTAACTGGTAAAAGCAAAATCAAACATTGCCAGAAGCAATTAGAAACaaggaaaaagaaaacatgaGAAGAAGAAACCAACCAACGGGAATGCCATTGACAAACTTCGCACAGACCATGTCTACATAAAGAAGTCAATTAACAACAATTTCACCCTTTGCAACTAATTTTCTTGGATGGAAACCAAAATGTATCAATTATTACTACTTAGATCGAGCTACTGAAGAACTACATACTCATAAACTGACAATTTAgggttttttgaaaaaaaaattgctgACTTATCGCCTCACCTGCAAGAGGCGATCGCCTCTCGCCTGAGAGGGTGAGGCGATCGCCTCTTGCAGGTCAACCGCCTTCCATTCTGAAAGGCGATGAGGTGATCGCCTCTGTCGCCTCTCGCCTTAGGCGACCGAGGCGATCGCCTTTTTAAACTATGGCTTATAAGTGTCTAATTTTCCAAATTTTGGAGGCTTTTGGACATGATAACACGAGCTTGATGATGAGGATTTGGATTTGGATTGATGATGATGTTTGATATGTTATTAGCCTATTAGGACTAgaagttttattttgttttacaaCTTTAGAAGTTAAACGAGTCAATATGAGTTCTAGTTTATTGTTTGTGTTTTTCTAATTTCTTTTGTAGGCGATATTTTGCCCTTATCGCCTCAGCTCGCCTTTCGACTTTCACAACTATGGTTAAATTAAAACCaatcatataaaataaataaattaataaactagtTATTTTTGGGTTGGATTGGATTGAGTTGGACCACTGGATTAGTTAGTTTTTTGAGCACCCCTAACGCCTACTGCAACcatgatattatatttatatcctTAAACAAGAAGCAAAGATATACAGGACAATAAATTTGAGCATCAGAATCATGAGCAGAAAAACCAGCTAGGCATCATTTAGCTCAAACGTGGCTTCAATCACCATGGAATTAGTATTTTCATTAAATTAAATACCAGCAGACTAGCAGTTCACAGCATTTAGGAAGTGATCAAGTAATTTTAAAAGGAATATTTTACTTGTATgaaaaaaattgtaaataaaggaaatccAATCATATATGAAGAATATAAATGTTCACGGAAAAGAGAAAAATAGCATTTTTAGTATCATTTTACTATAATCACTCAAATGAAGGATGATATGTTACACCTAGTCAACAGCAGAAGAATATTAAGATAAGTCTTTCTAAACTGCAATTTCTGATTTAAATTTCAGAAGCAGATTAGATAGGTTTCAGTTTCAGAgttaaatttgaatttgaattttagcTCTGATTCTTAGTTAGTTATAGACTATGAAGCCGGACTCTTCCCCGGGGTTGCCGTGGCCGTGTCGGACTCGGGGACTCGGCGGTGACACGGGACACGGATGGGACTCGGCAGTGACACGGTAGGGTCGCAGCGGGGACTCGGGGGGACACCGCGGGGACTCGGCTAATGGTGAAAATATGTAAAAGTTTAGGGGTTTCtttttaaatcttttaaaacctatggttcaattacaaaatttgacaaaaaaaaacctaaactacATCTAATTCTCACCTGTGTATCGCGATTATAAACGCTTAGAgcttctttctcttccttcttcgatttgttttgtgatttagcaagttttttttatatattttatatctaatatatatataattaatcatATAGAATTTGCCATGTCCCGCCGCacccgtgtctcatattttctaaaaatgccgTTTGCCGTGTCCGCACCCGAGTCGGTGCTTCATAGGTTATAGATTATCTATTTTCAAATCTTTTCAAATATTTTGAAATAAGAGTTCATCTCATAGTTTAGGGCTGTATTTGCTGCCAATTTAAGCTCTTGATAACTGGAataaaaatcagagttagaatTCATTTTCAAGTTGAGTCTTTGACATTTCAGGGTTTCCTCTAATGAGCCCTAACCTtatacaacaacaaagccttagtcccgaaataaTTCGGGGTCGACTAATATGAACCGTCATacgaaaccgtgaaatcaagtcgtgtcagcgacataaattctctccctccactccgtcctatccaccaTCATAGCCTAACAAAATAGGTCATAAGGTTATCACAGGTTTTTCGTTAGTTAAAGATTAGCttattttgaatttgaatttgaatttgaattttagtTCTGATTTTTAGTTAGTTAAAGATTagcttaatttcaaatattttcAGATAAGATTTTATCTCATAGTTTAGGGCTGTATTGGCTTGCCTATTTAAGCTCTTATAACTGTAATAAAAATCAGAGTTGGAATTTATCTTCAAATTCAGTCTGAGAGATTTCAGGGCTTCCTATTTAAGCTCTTATAACTGTATTGAATGCCTATTTATCTCATAGTTTAGGGCTGTATTGGCTTGCCTATTTAAGCTCTTATAACTGTAACTGATACAAACGTTTCCGGGCACATTTCCGTAATTACGCAAAATATGAAATGCATCCGATTTCGActaaaattctagaaattcAAACTTTCCATTTTGCAATTCCTATTCCATCAAAATTGAAACTTCCtatttgattgataatccctTCCTTGTATCCTTCAATTCAAAGAACTTgcttatattaaaaaatgtggTGGGGCCTGCAGTATTGATGaacaatattattttttaaatttttttaaatatattactatatttttaatatttgtaaatatgcccctatatttttaatatttacatgttTCCGTTtcctatttattttagaaattacgtttcccaatttccatattcgtttccgtgcaacatagagcCTAACAAAATAGGTCATAAGGTTATCTCAGATTTTTAGTTAGTTAAAGATTAGcttatttgaatttgaatttatcTTCAGTTTCAGATTCGAATTTGAATTCGAATTTTGAAGTTCTGACTTTTAATTAGTTAAAGATCATCCTATTTCAAATATTTTCGGAAAAGAGTATCTCATAGTTTAGGGCTATATTGGCTGCCCATTTAAGCTCTGGTAACTGGAATCTATGTTACCCGGACACAGATACGGATACAGTATCCGACACGGACATGGACACGGGAAACGTCTTTTCTATAAAACATAGGACTCGGAAACGTGggggaaacgtgtaaatattaaaaatattggggcacatttataaatattaaaaatatatttttatatttgaatttttgttatataactaaataaatacatataaaagaaattataaaactcTTATCTAACCATAATTATTAGATACATGAAATATAAATGATGTCAAAAACACGTTCAGAGAAAAAAAGATAAACAATGAATGCtttcctcctgattactaaaaATTTAGTCAACAAATAGGGATTCTAGCTCTGGTTTATCTAAAGTTTTCCTCAATGTCTTTTGGTTTACCTAAGATTTATTGTTGCACATAAAGATCCACGTACTCCTTTGGATATTCCTGCTCGTTTTCCCTTCAAATAAGGATCGACCATAATTGCTCTGTTTACCTCTGTTTTTCTGAAATGAAATACAATCGTTTTTTGTCTGGGGGGTGTCCCAGACAGATACGGGGTATCCAACTTTTGAATATTACGGATACGGCCCCAAAACGTATCCTAGAAGTTTCCGAGAGTTTCTGTATCCGAAACGTATCGGATACGTGATACGCGGGCATGTTGAAGTATCCGTGCTTCAGAGACTGGAATAAAAGTCAGAGTAGGAATTTATCTTCAAGTCGAGTATTTGTGATTTCAGGGTTATCTCTAACGAGCCCTAACCTCATAGCCAAACAAAATAGTTCATAAGGTTACCTCAGATTTTTAGTTATTTAAAGATTAGCCTATTTGAATATgaatttattttcagttttagATTTGAATTTGAACTTGAATTTTAGTCAGTTACGATTAGCTTAAATAAGCATCCAATACAGCCCTAAACTATGAGATAAATAGGCATCCAATACAGAGAATAGGTCATAAGGGTAGAAAAACCACTAACTCACCCCTCCCTATATAATCAGACTTTGTTCTACATATTAACCATATACATCCATATACATCGTTCGAGGGCCTATAACATGATAGGATTTGACAATAGCTTTCTAAGGAAAAATGAAGTAATGCAATGCTGAGATTTCATGTTACCTTCCTCAAGTGAAAGTTGAATCGATCTTTTCTCCAACTCAACTGCATGTCTGCTAAGCTCAACTGCGGAAAGCGAACGAAGCACTGACACaaataaaaattgataaaataaatcagTGCACAGAAGTTTTTGCAATGGTAAATTAGATGATCTCAATGCAGCATATTTTACATATTAAAATCAAGTACATACTCTGCAAGTAATCCTCCTGATCTGTTTCGTCAATTTTTTTCAATAAGATATGTAGCTGATGATATCGCTCTTCCCAGTGCAAGTTTTTCATTGCCTTCAAATTGTTTGTCGAAGGAGTTGAAGCTACATGATTATTATTGGGCTCTGTGGGTGCGAACCTTGTATTAGAATTGACAGGAAAAGGTACTGATGGTTTTCCAGATGTAGTGGTAAAGGAAGCTATAGGCATAGGTGCAAATGCTGAAAAACAAGTAACTTTTGGTTCCTTTATCTGCGTTTTTGATTGTGAGGTCTCCTCCACACGCTCATGCTGTCCCGAATTCAGGAAAACAGCATTGTTGCTTGGGACATCACAAATGCTGCTCTTACTTGTTTCTGTTTCAAATTTTCTCCGAACATAGACAAGTTGAGCATTTGCAGCACTACTATTTGGAGAGTGATGACAGGGAGGACTCGTGGGGTCCTTAGGCAAGGGTCTCTTCATGCCAGCTGCCTTAACAGTATCCGTAGACACTCTATCCTTTGGAGGATTCTCAATTTTATTGGGAATTCTGTTTTCGTTCTGCACATCTCTCAATGCAGTCTTCTTTACAGCCACAGGAAATTGTTTATCAGAAGTTGACAAGTTAGTTTCAGTACTGTTGAGCCCATACTCACTAAATTTTGATTCTACCATTTGCTGAACCATCTGAAGTAAGAAAGGTAGTCAGATATACAGAAGACTATAAACTACATACCAGTTCTAGTCTTTTAGATGCATAAATATGTTATTTTCCAGGTAAATCACAAAAATGGTTACATATGTTTGGACAATGTATCAATAAGGTCACAAGAGTTCATTTTGTATCAGTAAAATAACACATCTTTGATATTGTACCAATAAGGCCAATAGACTTGTCAATCCACTAACATAACAACTATCAAATGCAATTGCAAGCACACCATAACAATCCAAGTATCAGATGCCAACAGACTTATCAATTCCAGTAACATAAGAGCTATTAAATGCAATTGCAAGCACACCATAACAATGAGATAGGAATAATTaattgtttaaagtgattagaATCAACAAGCAGAGATAAAAGAAAACTATAAGAGTTAGCACTATTTTCCAAAGTGATTTCAAAGTTTACTTTGAAGATCACATTAACTATGTGGTGGCCCCAATATTTCCTGTTTCTAAAGGCAAAGAAAAAATTTGAGAAGCTCTCTTAGAAACAAAAGTAGACCAACAATATTAAGCATAATTGAAGCTCAGTAACACGAGTAACCATCAAAATCTAATCAAGTGTAACAATGTAGATGTGGATGAACTGGTATATCAAGCTACTATTACATGCTTTACAAAAATCGAAAGACTAAATTGATTTCCTCAAAAATGAGGTATATGTATATGATAAAAGTCAGAAACGTTTCTTACCTTGAAGATGCGATACGAAGCGAGATCGGAAGACGTTCGATGGTGCTGCGAGCGGTCAGCGGTGCTGTCTAAGGCGTGCGTTCGGTGGTGCGGCGTGCGGTCGGAGGTGCGGCGTGCGTTCGGTGGTGTGTGCGGCGTGCGTTCGGTCGGTCGTGATGCGTCCGGCGAAGAACGAAGCAAGAGAAGAACAAAGGTTTGAGTTGCGGCGGGAGGATGAAGCGATAAGAGAGAAGACAAACGAATGagggtttttaatttttaggtaGGTCAGTTTTTGGGCAAAACGGTAGTGTTTTATGTTTAAAGATTTACATGTGTTTTatgtaattaaataaaatttatatttttaaatatatatatattaaacggttcggttaaccgttaaccgcggtttttatACCCTTCAAACCaaaaccgaaaaccgaaagccGAACCAAACTATTTTTTCAACCCTAAAAGAAAATCGTCGGTTCGGTTAACCAcatttttcggttcggtttaccGGTTTCCAGTTCGGTTACCGGTTTGACCGGTTTTTTTGCTCACTGGGATTGCTGACGTAGATGTGTTATTAACTTAACGTCATGTGTTCCATccatctctctttctctctctaacataATATATAACTTTAATAGTCGCACTTAGCTTTTAGACTTAAATGGAGCGTTCAATTGAAAGAATGACGTGAGCACGTCAGCAATTCTGATAAGAGCGTGACAAAATGAACTTTTGTGATCTTAATAGAACACTTTACAAACATATGCGACTGTCAGTGTGATTTCCTGTTATTTCTCTGGCCTTGTTCAGTTGCATAAAAGCAATCTCAAACAAAAAAAAGGGTCGTAGATCCTAAGCAAAAGTTGCAGAATAGCAGTAGAGAGTGCGAAATAACAAAACTTGCACCTAAAACACTAAcagaactattcaacttgttcgCATTAATACCAAAAGGCAACCTCtccaaaaataaaatctaagAACAATAAATGGGAGcgcaaaaaaaaataactgaAAAAAACTACACTCCATTTTTAACAATAGGACATGAAGATAACTGGTGATAGCCATCAAAAATATTGCCCAAGATAACGACAAAAATTCAAATCCCTAATGAGCAAATTCGCCGAATTACCCGAAATGTTTTTGTTGAAGCCCTAATTTCCACGTTAAAGAAAAACTTACCATATTTAAATTATATGAAAAACTGCGAATGGAAAAGCGAAACGAAGTAAGAACTTGACCAGAATGTTAAGAGGAATTAAAAATGGAGATACACATAGACAAGTTGAGCATTTGCAGCACTACTATTCGGAGAGTGATGGCAGGGAGGACTCGTGGGATCCTTAGGCAGGGATCTCTTCATGCCAGTTGCCTTAACAGCATCCATAGACACTCTATCCTTTGGAGAATTCTCAATTTTATTGGGAATTCTGTTTTCATTCTGCACATATCTCAATGCAGTCTTCTTTACAGCAAGAGGAAATTGCTTATCAGAAGTAGACAAGTTAGTTTCAGTATTGTTTGAGCCCATACTCACTAAATTTTGATTCTACTGTTTGCTGAGATATCTGAAGTAAGAAAGGTAGTCAGATATACACAAGACCATAAAGACATACCCGTTCTAAACTTCTAGATGCATAAATAGGCTATTTTCGGGGTAAATCACACCAATGGTGAGATATGTTGGGGCAATGTATCAATAAGGTCACAACAGCTCATTCTGACTCAATAAACTAACACATCTTTGATATTGTACCTATAAAGTCGCATTGAATGTTTCCGGCCACACTCTCACCGGAATTGATGACTTAGACGCTTAATCAAATCATTCATTCCACATAAGCGCCACGAAAACTAACTTAACATCACGTGTTCCATccatctctttctctctctaacataatactccctccattctcaaataagtatcgttttagagtttttcacacaaattaagaaacacaattaatatgcacttaaattaataaatttacatggattaactaaataaaaattctctctcctataatggttggagaaaaaactttgaaagcttaaaaaacacataaatcaagacaaaatttaaatgcttagaccaaaaaactatactaaattttattgaaaaacgaaaaaaacacttaaaaaagaacaaaaacaattatctaaaacgacacttacttgagaatggagggagtacaTAACTTTAACAATTAGACTTAGCTTTTAAAGTTAAATGGAGCGTTCACGTGAAAGAATGATGTGAGCACGTCACCAATTCCAACAAGAGTGTAGTCAGAAaacattcaatgtgattttatcattataatataaaaaaatgtgttATTACACATCACCGGAATTGCTGATGTAGACGCTTAATCAAATCATCCATTCCACATAAGCGcgcaaaaatttaatttaacatCACGCTTTCCATccatctctctttctctctctaacataATATATAACTTTAATATCCGGGCTTAGCTTTTAGTGTTAAATGGAGTGTTCAAGTGAAAGAATGTCGTGAGTAAGCATCCATGTCAGCAATTCAGCAATTCTGATAAGAGTGTAGTCGGAAaacattcaatgtgattttatcactataatataaaaaatgtgtcattttattgagacaaaattaacttttgtgatcttattaaaacaatttCCAAACATATGCGACTGTCCGAGTGATTTCCTGTTATTTTCCTTGCCTTGTTCAGTTGCATAAAAGCAATCATCATATAGAAAAAGGGTCGTAAATCCTAAGCAAAAGTTGCAGAATAGCAGTAGAGAGTGCGAAATAACAAAAATTGCACCTAAAACACTAACACAACTATTCAACTTGAACGCATTAATAGCAAAAGGCAACCTCtccaaaaataaaatctaagAACAATAAATGAGAGGAGCGCGAAAGAAAAATAAGGGAAAAAAACTACACTCCACTCTTAACAATATGACATATGAAGAAAACTGGTGATAGACAGCAAAAATATTGCCCAAGACAACGACAAAAATCCAAATCCCTAATGAGGAAATTCGCCGAATTACCAGAAAAACGCCCAAATTGTTTGTTGGAGCCCTAATTTTCGCGTTCAAGAAAAACTTACCATATCTAAATTATATGAAAAATTGTGTATGAAAAAGCGAAACGAAGTAAGAACTTGACCAGAATGTTAAGAGAAATTAAAAATGGAGATATGATCGGATTCACAAAGCAGCGACATTAAATCATAGCCATTAATcgagaaaagaagaagagaagaaaaagtACTAACCACTTACTTGTTCGCATGAAGATATTGCAGAATAGGAAGAAGAATTGAATTGTGAACCAGCTCGTTGTGATTTCCTTCTTCGAACAATTTGCTAGATTTCTGATTTA
The sequence above is drawn from the Euphorbia lathyris chromosome 6, ddEupLath1.1, whole genome shotgun sequence genome and encodes:
- the LOC136232359 gene encoding uncharacterized protein isoform X2, translated to MVQQMVESKFSEYGLNSTETNLSTSDKQFPVAVKKTALRDVQNENRIPNKIENPPKDRVSTDTVKAAGMKRPLPKDPTSPPCHHSPNSSAANAQLVYVRRKFETETSKSSICDVPSNNAVFLNSGQHERVEETSQSKTQIKEPKVTCFSAFAPMPIASFTTTSGKPSVPFPVNSNTRFAPTEPNNNHVASTPSTNNLKAMKNLHWEERYHQLHILLKKIDETDQEDYLQMLRSLSAVELSRHAVELEKRSIQLSLEEAKEMQQVGALNILGKMKNSKTPTSCQGEPDKQ
- the LOC136232359 gene encoding uncharacterized protein isoform X1 translates to MVQQMVESKFSEYGLNSTETNLSTSDKQFPVAVKKTALRDVQNENRIPNKIENPPKDRVSTDTVKAAGMKRPLPKDPTSPPCHHSPNSSAANAQLVYVRRKFETETSKSSICDVPSNNAVFLNSGQHERVEETSQSKTQIKEPKVTCFSAFAPMPIASFTTTSGKPSVPFPVNSNTRFAPTEPNNNHVASTPSTNNLKAMKNLHWEERYHQLHILLKKIDETDQEDYLQMLRSLSAVELSRHAVELEKRSIQLSLEEGIFFIFTPSSSFLRFLFFGINFRRCSFRKIILLQ